From the genome of Papaver somniferum cultivar HN1 chromosome 2, ASM357369v1, whole genome shotgun sequence, one region includes:
- the LOC113349639 gene encoding protein ALWAYS EARLY 3-like isoform X2, which yields MATRKSRSISNKRFGKLNEESPDKDGGSGGNKSRQRKRKLTDMLGPQWSKEELKRFYEAYRKYEKDWKKVAGVVRNRSTEMVEALYHMNRAYLSLPEGTASVAGLIAMMTDHYCIMDGSESDRESDDAPGVSQKPAKRARGKYHVNGSRGTDADVPDLLKFPPLSSNNGCFSVKKKRTNGGRRAVGKRTPRYPVSHEREKFVTPNKRGLKSDLDAHDEEVAHGAALTLAEALQRGGSPQVSHTPKRRSEHLRPSSSRKSERRRQLDWDKSSTKHRGITDENYLEDSLGSREAENGDFYRNSIYMMDARGVGTVGVQKKGKKSLGRKPKDIENCHRDEDREACSGTEEGLNLSYVKEQAEDEVTDSRYVRPRKKNKELKEDEKQALDGLTFLANMSLELEPAAVDESVQFKGERGRGSRGNVDNFSRHETFSTIRQRDKSNFSGVKEKSLREVEVTTLRSAKSIKGSSFDVNSLTEEKKPPSQTTIKGQKLKRKHFAAKMQSPTNESHSDLLPDERQQIEALEENVKKSTMKAKRVAAAAVIAKQGKSFRPPELTSSSTDLVRPGTDAALSTEQVPTPNQVFLPTKHESRRKMNLQKSLIRRVSNFSEDMGSKRPGKHTSQDGTLDIKDKLSRCLSSPMLRRWCAFEWFYSAIDYPWFAKKEFVEYLNHVGLGHVPRLTRVEWGVIRSSLGKPRRLSQQFLREEKEKLEQYRESVRTHYTELRNGTRDGLPTDLARPLSVGQRVIACHPRTREFHDGSVLTVDRNRCRIQFDRPELGVEFVMDIDCMPLNAFENMPEALRRQNIAAGRLSENLNDPKLNNQSKDRTTGGYNSIAPSAKLETADVSSQLSSPIYPMNTLIKKAEGDTVSDIAEAKAAANELKAAYTQPCTLAQIQAREADIRALSELSRALEKKEALVSELSRMNDEVHENQINGDNSLKDHDPFKKQYATVLIQLKEANDQVSSALIYLRKRNTYQGNSPPWQTSKPGSGVPVGPFNSIDASAFLPQEAASHVVGILESSRVKAQTMVDVAVQALLSCKDGEDAFGSIGDALDSASTHQNGTEVRSFTSTDLINGGSFHYQDAAKPVMAVYSNGTKQNNSTFDANEVQIPKDLISSCLATLLMVQTCTERQYPPAEVAQILDSAFTSLQPCCSRNLPIYQEIRLCMGLVKNQILALIPT from the exons ATGGCGACAAGGAAATCCAGAAGTATAAGCAATAAACGGTTTGGTAAGCTTAATGAGGAGTCTCCGGATAAAGATGGAGGCAGTGGAGGGAACAAAAGTAGACAAAGG AAGAGGAAACTAACTGATATGTTAGGACCCCAGTGGAGCAAGGAAGAGCTTAAACGCTTCTATGAAGCATATCGGAAGTATGAGAAAGACTGGAAAAAG GTAGCTGGTGTGGTGCGTAACAGATCCACGGAAATGGTGGAGGCTCTGTACCATATGAACAGG GCGTACTTATCTCTTCCAGAGGGGACGGCATCAGTAGCTGGGCTAATAGCAATGATGACTGACCATTACTGCATTATG GATGGGAGTGAAAGTGACCGAGAAAGTGATGATGCCCCAGGGGTATCTCAAAAGCCGGCAAAGCGTGCTCGCGGAAAATATCATGTTAATGGCTCAAGAGGAACGGATGCGGACGTTCCTGATTTGCTGAAGTTTCCACcactttcttcaaacaatgggtGTTTTTCTGTGAAGAAGAAGCGCACTAATG GCGGTCGACGTGCTGTTGGGAAAAGAACACCTCGTTATCCTGTTTCTCATGAACGCGAAAAGTTTGTTACACCCAATAAACGAGGTCTGAAGTCGGATTTAGATGCGCATGATGAAGAAGTTGCCCATGGGGCAGCATTAACACTGGCAGAGGCTTTGCAAAGAGGGGGTTCTCCTCAAGTTTCTCATACACCTAAGAGAAGATCTGAACACCTTAGACCCTCGTCTTCTCGGAAAAGTGAACGGAGGAGG CAACTTGATTGGGACAAGAGTAGCACTAAGCATCGCGGTATAACTGATGAGAACTATTTAGAGGATAGCTTAGGGAGCAGGGAAGCTGAAAATGGAGATTTTTACCGAAATTCTATCTACATGATGGATGCCAGGGGTGTTGGTACAGTGGGTGTTCAAAAGAAGGGAAAGAAATCTCTTGGCAGAAAACCAAAGGATATTGAAAACTGCCATCGTGATGAAGATAGGGAAGCATGTAGTGGCACAGAAGAAGGGCTTAATTTGAGTTATGTCAAAGAACAGGCTGAAGATGAGGTTACAGATTCAAGATATGTACGACctagaaagaaaaacaaagagcTAAAAGAAGATG AAAAGCAAGCACTAGATGGTCTAACCTTCTTGGCTAATATGTCTCTGGAGCTTGAGCCAGCAGCTGTGGATGAATCTG TGCAGTTCAAGggagaaaggggaaggggaaGTCGTGGTAATGTTGATAACTTTAGTAGACATGAAACCTTTTCTACAATTCGTCAAAGGGATAAATCAAATTTCTCAGGGGTTAAAGAGAAGTCTCTACGTGAGGTTGAGGTAACTACCTTGAGAAGTGCTAAATCAATTAAAGGCTCGAGTTTTGACGTTAATTCTCTTACTGAAGAAAAGAAACCACCTTCACAGACTACCATCAAAGGACAAAAACTAAAACGCAAACATTTTGCAGCAAAA ATGCAGAGTCCAACAAATGAAAGTCATAGCGACTTGCTTCCAGATGAACGCCAACAAATCGAG GCCCTCGAAGAAAATGTAAAGAAATCTACTATGAAAGCTAAACgtgttgctgcagctgctgttatTGCTAAACAAGGGAAATCATTCAGACCTCCTGAACTTACTTCTTCAAGTACTGATCTAGTTAGACCAGGGACTGATGCAGCTTTATCAACTGAACAAGTTCCCACTCCAAACCAGGTTTTCCTACCAACTAAGCATGAAAGTAGACGTAAGATGAATCTACAGAAGTCATTGATCCGCAGGGTATCCAACTTTTCTGAGGATATGGGTAGTAAGCGACCTGGTAAACATACTTCTCAAGATGGCACACTCGATATTAAG GATAAGCTTTCTCGTTGCCTGTCATCTCCGATGTTACGTAGATGGTGTGCTTTTGAATGGTTCTACAGTGCTATTGACTACCCTTGGTTTGCTAAAAAGGAGTTTGTAGAGTACCTAAATCATGTGGGATTGGGCCATGTTCCAAGGTTAACTCGAGTTGAGTGGGGTGTAATAAGGAG CTCACTTGGCAAGCCTCGAAGGTTATCACAACAATTCTTACGTGAAGAAAAGGAGAAACTTGAGCAGTACCGAGAATCTGTTAGAACACATTATACCGAATTGCGTAATGGTACAAGGGATGGACTTCCTACAGATTTGGCCCGACCTTTGTCAGTTGGGCAACGTGTTATTGCATGTCATCCCAGGACAAGAGAATTTCATGATGGAAGTGTATTAACAGTCGATCGTAATAGGTGTCGAATTCAGTTTGACCGGCCTGAGTTAGGAGTTGAGTTTGTTATG GATATTGACTGCATGCCTCTAAATGCATTTGAAAATATGCCTGAGGCACTTAGAAGGCAGAATATTGCTGCTGGTAGATTGTCTGAGAACTTAAATGATCCTAAGTTGAATAATCAATCCAAAGATAGGACAACTGGAGGTTACAATAGCATTGCCCCAAGTGCGAAGCTGGAGACAGCAGACGTTTCATCCCAATTATCGTCACCAATTTATCCTATGAACACTTTGATAAAGAAAGCAGAG GGAGATACGGTCAGTGACATTGCTGAGGCTAAAGCTGCAGCGAATGAACTGAAGGCTGCATATACTCAACCATGTACTCTGGCTCAGATACAAGCAAGGGAAGCTGATATCCGAGCTCTTTCAGAGTTGAGTCGGGCTCTGGAGAAAAAG GAAGCATTGGTGTCGGAGCTTAGTCGTATGAACGACGAAGTACATGAAAATCAAATAAATGGAGACAACTCTCTGAAGGATCACGATCCTTTTAAAAAACAATATGCCACGGTACTCATACAGCTCAAGGAAGCCAATGATCAG GTTTCCTCTGCTCTTATATATTTGAGAAAACGCAACACCTACCAAGGAAACTCCCCACCTTGGCAAACGTCAAAGCCAGGTTCAGGTGTGCCTGTTGGGCCATTCAATTCTATTGATGCCTCAGCTTTTCTCCCTCAAGAAGCAGCATCGCACGTGGTTGGAATTCTGGAAAGCTCGAGAGTGAAAGCGCAAACAATGGTAGACGTAGCTGTGCAG GCACTATTATCTTGTAAAGACGGAGAAGATGCTTTTGGAAGCATTGGAGACGCTTTAGATTCTGCAAGTACTCATCAGAATGGAACAGAAGTGAGATCCTTCACTTCAACAGATCTGATAAATGGTGGCAGTTTTCATTATCAAGATGCTGCTAAGCCAGTAATGGCAGTTTATTCAAATGGTACAAAGCAGAACAACTCTACATTTGATGCCAATGAAGTACAAATCCCGAAGGACCTTATTTCCTCTTGCCTGGCCACTTTACTCATGGTTCAG ACATGTACGGAGAGACAATATCCACCAGCTGAAGTGGCTCAGATTCTAGACTCGGCCTTTACAAGTTTGCAACCTTGTTGTTCTCGAAACCTTCCAATTTATCAAGAGATTCGGTTGTGCATGGGTCTAGTCAAGAACCAAATATTGGCGCTTATACCAACCTAG